A stretch of DNA from Vibrio gallaecicus:
ATACAATTGGTCTACACTCACCAGAGTGATCCGCTCAATCATTATTTGACTCTGCATGACAAGGTTCTACCCTACTTAGGACGATTGCTGCATGACTATACTTTGAATGCAAGTCACTTCACGGCGCAAGATTCAAAGTGTTGTAATAAATTCGAGTTCAAGGGAAGCAGAGCGATGAAATATTTCATTGTACTTTCGAACCGTTTGTAATGCCCTTATCGCTTAAGAAGAGCTGAAACGACCGAACCATCGTACATAATTATTATCACGGTAAGGCAAGTAGCGGTTGTCTAGGTGCGGGGGTTAACAGAAGAGCCTTTAACCACCACTTTCCCAGGCTTGATAATTTTGATGCTCAGTGGGAGCTGAATAAGGGTCATGCGGCTCTGGTTAAAAATCTGCCGCTGGTTCTATTTACGCCAGAGTAAACCGACTCTTACAACGAATCAGAGTCGGCTATCATAAACACTCATCCTATAGTACTGAATAGTTTAATAAGAAATGAGCTGGCGGCATGTTACCACTGCATTTCACCTTTTATTACTTTTGCACTGAGCTCTAAATCACTTATATTTTTGAATTTAGGGTACGCTTCTTTCATTGATTCAGCTAATTCTGCAGAATTAGCCGCTTTAATCGCTGCATCTTCAAACTCACGAATATAAGATTGAGTGAACTTAACAGAACTCAAATCTTGAGTGCTTTTTCCAATATAATGACCCGGAATGATCTGTTTTGGATTGAGTGAAGCTAAGCCGTCTAGTGTAGTTAACCAATTGTCGCGAGAAGATGCAGTTTGATTATCCGCCATCCAAACGTGAACATTTTCATAGAGAATGACCCCACCAGCAACAGTCTTAAGCGATGGTATCCAAACAAAAGTATGTTTAGGGTCTATACCATCAAGCCCTATTATTTTTATGCTTTCCCCATCAAGAGTAAGAGTATCTCCAGAAAGGATATCCGGCATAATGGTTTCTTTAGGAGCATTCTCACCAAGAATTGGTCCCCAATATGCTAGCTTCCCTTCAATAGTTTCTTCAATATGCTTATACGACAAAGGAGAAGTAACAACCTTAGCCTTGGGATATGCAGCAGTAATGACGTCTAAACCGAAGTAGAAATCGGGATCTCCATGACTTATATAAATAGTTTTAAGCTCTTTGCCGCTGTCTTTGATCATTTTCAATACGCTTTGTGCATCATCACGCTGAAATTGTGCATCAATTAGTACCGCTTCTTTGGGACCAGTAACGAGTGTCGAGGAAACCGGGAATAGACTTTTCTCTCCGGGGTTGAACACTTGAATTTTTAACTCTGCGGCTTGTGCTGCGTTAACCGAAAGTACCGTGGACGCGACTAACGCTATGACCTTAGTAAGTTGCTTAAATGAAATAGACATTGAATTGTTCTCCAAAAAGTGAATTCGTAAAAAGTATATGTTTACTATTCACCCCAATAAACACAGAAAACTGAACAACATTGTTTCACTATTCGAACAAATCATGTCCTTAAATGCAGACCATTCGTGCTTTATATGCCTAATCAAGCCATAAGCTTCATAGAAATTTACAGAGCACATAACTTTTAATGGGTTGGTTTTTAGCTTTATATGTACGGCTTAATACTCATTGAGGTAACAAATTAGCTCGGTGTAAATAGAGCCCGTCGGTATCATTGATTTACAAAAGAGAAGCAAAATAGTTAAAGGAAAGTTCCGAGAAGCTATACAATACTTGAGTTGCGAGATCGCAGCGTAGAATACTCATTCACAGAAAACCTTAAAGCAGTCACATATGTCCAAAGATTTCGATTTCACTACAGAATACACCCTCGATAAGCCCTTTTTTGCAGAGTGTTATGATCAAACTAGCCTTCCAGCTAAATTTCCAAAAGCCTATTTAAAAGGCATCCTTTTCCTTGTGTTTGGTGTGGTTCTATTAGAATTTGAGCTATTACCCAATGGCTACGTTGGCTGGTTCTTTATTGTTTTAAGTGTGATTGAGGCGTTCAGTGTTTACTGCAAAAGAACCTGGTGGTTATGGCGACAAACCATCAGTTCGAGTTCAGGAAGCAAAGTAGTTTTTCAGGTTGATTCTGACGGTGTAAGTTATAAAAACGGGAAAAATACCCGTAACATCACCTGGAGTGAAATCGACCAACTTCAACAAACCGATTTAGGGCTTATCCTTCACATGGGTAAGCAGCGCCAATATGTCAGTAAATCTTGTTTAAATGATGAAGTAATTGAATTCATTCTCGATCAGCACGCAGCATCGAAAACGGACTAACATTACTGCTTTCAATGTCGTGACTAAGTGAAATTAGTCATGACTTAGTCGGAGATTAGAAGGTTTCATACAAACACAGTTTAAATATCCCTAAACAAAAAGAGGATTGATATTTCTACCAATCCTCTTTAGGGGGTGCTTCAGTTTTTCTACCTTACGTTAGGTAGGTAAACGCTATTACTCGTAATCAGTCGCGTATGTTTCTTCGTATGTGTGCGAGTAAAGTTCGAATAGGTTGCCAAACGGGTCTTCTAAATAAACCATTTTCGCTTGCTTACTGTCGTCTTCTGGATGGTAGCGCATTACGTCCATGCGTACTTTTCCGCCGAATTTTTCTACTTTCTCCATCACGCCTTCAAAGTCATCTGTTTGTAGACAGAAGTGGAAGATGCCTAAGCGAGAAAAATCAACTTCGTGGCGTTCTTGGCGTTCTTTCATTTCAAACAGCTCAACACCAATACCATCAGAAGTCACTAAGTGGGCAATGTTAAAGCCTTTGAAGCCTTCACCGAATACGGCAATACACATTCGACCAATTGCTGATTCGCGCTCTTCGATTACTTTCGTGTTGTTCATTACGATTTTTAGACCAAGAGCCTGAGTGTAGAACTCTACCGCTTTATCCATATCGCCAACCATGATGCCTACGTGGTTCATTTTCATAACTTGCTCCAAATTCGTTTTTAATTCTGTATATGTTTCGTTTCGATGAAGAGAGTATATGGACACAAGTAAATTAAATAAAATTATCGTATTTTATATTAATGATAATTTTACGTTATTTAAGCAATGTAATTTGAGAAGAACGTTAGTCTGCAAAAATGCTAATACGGTGTGGAAGGTGTCGGAAAAAAATCTACTCGATTCTGACGATTCTCAGTGCGGAGACTCAGAAACAAAATAGACACTACGGTTCGCTGCTTCGTATCTTAACCACCTAATTCTTGTGGCTAAGTATGAAACGAGCACATAACCCAACCGCCTTAACTTGCGGGATAGTCATGTAGTTAAAAGGAACTATATGAAGATGGCTCTGCTTTTTCTTCGTTCCAGCCTAATAGCTCTATGTTTACCAATTTTTTCCGCTTTTCATTACACAAAGAAGCAATATTGATAACTGGTAGCTGACTCCGAAACTGGGCGGTAAGGATTACTTTTTTGCTTTCGCTAAGATTTAAGCTGCAGGCTTCCAAAATCATCGTTGTATCCAGCTTATGCGCATCTTCTATGACTCGAATATTCGCGCAGTTTTTATATGGTTCGAGCAACCAAGTTACAGCGGTTTCTTCAGGAGTACTAAGCACAATGACATCTTTTGAATCAATAAGTTGTTCCAACTCAACCAACATAGATTAGTCCCTTTGACTTAATTAACTGTCCTCTACTTTGCTATAAATAGCCTTACTATTCTAGCCTCGACAACCGCTGTTTTTACTAAAAAGCCGTTAGATGGGAGATCTAACAGCTTTATTTATAATCATACGACAGATTTAATCATCGCTAAGATGCGGGCTATTTAGCTGAATGGCTTGCTCTATCAATTATGCTTTTGGGTAGTTTGAAGGGAAAAATGCACGTCGCGCTTCTTCATCAAATTCACTCTTAAATTCAACATCTTTTGCGATATCACGAGCACGTAGTGCTGCTGGTCGGCTATTCACTGCATCAAACCAACGGTTTAGATTCGGATAAGGTGCTAACCCTTCTTCGCCCAGTACCACAGTAGCTTTATCTAGCCATCCCCAAGCCGCCACATCAACCAAAGTAAATTCATTGCCCACGATAAACTCGCGTCCATCCATATGAGCTTCAAGCACTTCATAGTGACGCTCGGCTTCACGTAAGTAACGGTTTACTGCGTAATCTTGACCTTTAGGTGCCGCGTGGCGAAAGTGAACAGATTGACCAGAAAATGGACCAAGACCCGAAGCTATAAACATTAACCAAGAAAGTAATTCTGCACGGTCTTCTGCTTGCCCTCCTAATTTTCCTGTTTTTTCTGAAAGGTAAAGGAGGATGGCATTTGAATCAAAAACACGCTGACCGTCATCTTCAATCGCTGGTGTTTTTCCGTTTGGATTAATCAGCCGATATTCTGCGGTATGTTGGTCACCTTTAAGTGTATCAACAGGAACAAGTTGGAAATCCAAACCTGTCTCTTCTAGAAATAAAGCAACTTTCATTGGGTTGGGTGTCTGGTGGAAATAGAAGTTAAGCATAATGTGACCCTTTTTTAGGACTGTCATTCAGTTTTATATAGAACTCATTTGAGGCAACGCTGCCCTTTGATAAAAGAAACACTACACCAACAAGAACGACCGTTCAATAATTAAATTGAACATATGTTCATGTTGTTAATTTTTAGCTTAAGACAATTAATTTTCGCCTAGTCCTCCCAATAACTAACGCGTAAATTACGGCAGTAAAGTAACAGCGATGAAAAGTCATTAATTAATACCGCTACAAACAAAAACTTTGGGGAAACTAAAAAGTGCTTTCCTTGGTAGTTAATTAGTGACAGTATCATTAGAATTATGAACAGTCGTTCAATTTATTTATGAAAATACATGTGGTGTGTTATGAACAATAAGATAAAGCTAGAAATCATCTCTGATGTTGTCTGCCCTTGGTGCATCATTGGCTATAACAATCTCCAAGCCGCAATCCAAGAGCTCAACATTGCAGATAAAATTGATATTGAATGGCTACCCTTCGAACTAAACCCAGACATGCCTGTTGAAGGTGAAAACTTACGAGCTCATATACAAAGAAAATACGGTTCTAGCCCAGAAGAAAGTGCACAAGCGCGTATTCGCATTGCACAAGCAGGCGCAGAACACGGGTTCAAGTTTACTTACTTCGACGACATGAAAATGGTCAATACGTTAGAGGCTCACGTCCTGCTTGATTATGCGAAAACTGAGGGTAAACAAACCGAACTTAAGCTTAGATTGTTCACTGCATTTTTCAGCGAACAAAAAGACGTGTCGAACCATGAAACATTGAGAAATGAATTAACAGCAGTTGGGTTAGATGCTGATGAAGGTATGTCTTGGTTAGACAAACCTAAGCTTAAAGAAAGGATCCGCATGCAAGAAGCCCAGTGGCAACAACATGGAGTGTCTGGCGTTCCTACTGTTGTTTTTAACCGTGAATCCGCTGTCACTGGTGCTCATCCAGTTGAGAACTACAAACAGTTTTTAACTGAGTTAATGAACAAGCGGAACTAACTGTTCACAATAATTTGCTTAGCTGATGCTTCAACCCTATCGGCTAAGCAGTTAAGCAGTTAAGCAGTTAAGCAGTTAAAGAATATGGATTAGCACCGTTAAGTTTTTAGGATATAAACTAAGCTTGGAAAGATAGTAAGCTGAGTAAGTGTTCAATGTGTTAACTAGAACGAATCCCCATACTGCTCAATTACATTATCTATTCTTTGGATACAAGTAAGCTTGAATTCTTCAGAACGAGAAGACATCAAAAATTCCAGTTGGCTGGTAAGGTCCACCAGCTCCGCTCGCTCCTTCCAATCAGAAGGTAAGTCCATTCCACCTTCTCGAAGCCCATTTGCTATTTCCGAATGGAAGCTTTGTGGTGTGTTCCTCAACAGATTACCTATATCCATATAAGGTGTTCCTGCTAAAGCAAATTCCCAATCGATCACTCCACTTAAGTGCCCTTCATGAATAAGAATATTTGTAGGGTTAAAATCTCCGTGCACAAAGCAAGTATGTGAATCCAATTCTTCTAATAGTTGAGCTTTGTTGCAAAGCAACGTTAAGAGCTTCTCTTTTCTTTCAACCCCTAGGCGTTTTGCTAAACCTGCATTTTCTAGTGAGCTATGAATGAACCCCTGAACACCACCGAAGTCGAAAGCCGAAATAGAACCATCTTCTTCTATCGACCCTGACGCATCAAAAATAACGCTAGAAAGCTGAGCAATAGCCACACCAGCAAGACGTGAATACTCGGGTACACTTTCTAGGTTCCGACCATTTAAAAATTCTAATACAACAATGGCAGCGTTTTCATAAAGTACCTTAGGAACTTTCACGCACTGTTGCGCCAGCTCCATAACTCGAAGCTCTTTTGAGTTAGGACCTGAGTTAGATACCCTTGCAACGACCACCGTGCCATCACTCAGTGTTAGCTTATAATTTGAATTACATTTACCCAGAGGAAATAGGCTAGAAGATACGAGCGTTCGCCCTTCTAAATATTCCGATAGGCTCTCTTCATCCAGAGGCAAAATCGGATTTCTTCGATCGTTATCCATAATACACTCAATCCTTAATCTCAATTACTATTTCTAACCAATTATTCTCTGCAGTTCGGGATGTTCAAAACCCACTGAACAATGTCTTCAATTTTTGTTTGTTCACCATTGAAAAGGCGCATAGTAAGTCCGCCAAACAATAGCGCATAAGCCTGATCTGCATGACTGTCTCCTACGATATTGCCGAGCTCCCCCTTAAACTTCTGGTTAGCAATGGCTAGTAAGCTATCTTCACTTACCTGCTGGGCGCTCCTATCCTTGGTGTAATCAAGCATTAAGGTAAGTTCACCTCGAAAGCGATTATCCAATGTAGTAACGAGCTTAATGAGCATTGCTTTTTTGTCTTGCGGGACATCTTCACCTTCAGCTAGCCCATAAAGTGAAGTCGGCTCTAAAAACACCTCAGTGCTCGCCTTAAATAACTCTTCTTTGCTGGTAAAGTAATGATATAAAGCACTTTTGGAAAGTCCAAGTGCTTCTGCAATACCCCGCATCCCTAAGCCATTTACACCATGTTCAGTAAAAATATCTACCGCTTTTATCGCAAGTTCACGTCGATACGCTTCTCGGTCAACAATCTTCGGCATTACGCCCTCCTTAAAAGTCCGTGTGGACTATATTAATTTTACACCCCTAAGTCTAATTAAAATTATTTTAGTACAGTCGGTCTAAAATATTTGACAGCTTGTTGAATGATCGCATATTCTTTTTGGACCGGGTGGTCTTTATAATTTTTCTAAAGACTACTAATCAATGAAAATATTGAAAATATGCTCGTTCATAAAAGAGAAAGGAAGAATGATGTCACAAGATAAAACGACGATTAAAGGTGCCCATTTAAACTGGAATTGCGAAGGAAAATTCAACTTCACTACTGGGTTTGGCGCAACTAAAACTGAATCCATAATTGCCAGCTATTCTGCGTTTATCGCTCCGGTGATCCTTTACTTCTTTGCTTGGGAATCTCTTGGCTGGAGTTGGTTACAAGTGATAGTGGCATCTGTGCTAACTCTAGATATGATTGGCGGCGTATTGAGTAATTCACTGGGTTCGATGAAACGCTTTCTACATACTGACCAATCACTGGAACTCACCTGGCTAGGTAAATTAGTGGGCAGCAGGTTCCTATTTCCTGCGATTCATTTCCAGCTTTTCGCTATACCACTTTGCTTTGATATTGCTTGGTCTTATGCCTTCTTTTGGTATGGCGCGATGATGGCATCTATCATATTCATCCACTTCATGCCTATGTACCTACACCGCCCGATTGCGTTACTGATCGTTATGTTGTCGATTATTTTATCTAACATCATTACTTCACCTACCGGTCTTGAATGGATAGCGCCTATCTTCATGATCAAATTAGTGTTGTCGCACGGTGTAAGAGAAGAGCCTTACCGCCCAACTTTAGTGGATTAAACTCACGTTAACTAAGCAAGCTTGTAATGGTGCGAAGACAATTGTCGAGCATTTTGCTGAAGCTGCTCGACAAAGCTCATTCAAACTAGCTAACTCAAACAAACTAATTAACTCAAACAAACTAATTAACTCAAACAAGCGGTCTCGATATTACTGAATCCAGAAACTTAAAACGTTAAGCTCTCGCCATCTTCAGGGATAGAGACTTTCTCCAGTAAATTTTGCGCTTCAAGCGAGCGTTTTAACGTCGCTCTATCCACAGGGCAATGGTTCAACGCTTCCATATGATTAGCAATAACTTTACCTGGGGACAAACGGATAAACTCCATCGCTTCATTGGTCGACATCAATAATGGCTGCCCTACATCCATTTGAGCTTGTCCAGTAGCAACAACGGTAATATCTGGCTTTAGTTCACTTAATGCACGTTCAACATCTGGCGTTAAAACAGTATCACCACTGATGTAGATGCTTGGTTCATTAGGTAGCTCTAGGAAAAAACCGCAACCGTTCGCCATTACTTTATGAATCCAACCATGACCATGCTGAGCTGGTACTGCGGTAATGTTTCCACCCAAAAACTCAGTTGGAATCCATGGTTCTAGCCCGCTTTCAACAGACATGCCGTATTTCTCTAAATAAGCTTTATCTTTAGTTAACGTCGTAACTGGAATGGAATGTTTAATTAGAAATGCCTCCCCAGCAGAATCAAGATGGTCTCCATGCTGCAAAGGCTTGAAACCAAATGTTTGGCTGTGAGTGACTAAACAGTGAGTCACCTTAGCTAATAGGTCCTGTGCATTTGACGGTAAATCAACGGTAGGGTTTTTAGCCGCTTTAAAGCGAAACACAGAAAATGGAGGCAGAGATCCTTGGTCCCCTAGCATTGGGTCAATCAAGATAAAGTGCTTGCCAGATTCAATAACAAACGTCGCGCTTCTTAGGTGATGAATTTTCATAATTATTTCCTGCCTTTCTAATTAATAATCACTGTCTGATCACTAGTATCCGATATCCCCTGAATATGCGACACTAGCCAAAAGGACACCTAACGCTCAAATTGGGTCAAATAGTATGAAGAAAAATTCTATCGCTTTAGTGGCATTTGATAACATCAGCGCCTTTCATTTATCGGTTCCGTGTTTGGTTTTTCAGGACATTTTCATTGACCTAGAGCCAGCTTTTGAATTGACGATTTGTAGTGAAAGTGCGCATGATGTGGCATTAAGCTCAGGGTTTAATGCGTCCATCAATTCTGACCTTTCAGCGATAGATGGAGCGGATATTGTGGTGATTCCTAGCTGGCCCAACACGCTACCAGAGCCAAGCACAGAGTTGCTCGAAAAGCTTCAGAAGGCTTATCAACGAAATGCCACCATTGTTGGTCTGTGTCTTGGTGTTTATGTCATTGCCAAAGCTGGCTTACTCGATGGCAAGAAAGCGACGACACATTGGGGCTTTAAAGATGTTTTCCAAGAAACCTTTCCCAGTGTCACTATGGATTGTGAGCATCTATTTATTGAACAGGGGAAAGTGCTGACTTCCGCAGGCACAGCCGCTTCCCTAGATTGCTGCTTACACTTAGTTAGAAAACTGTGTGGTAATGAAACCGCTTCTCATATTGCTCGTTCAATGGTTACTGCTCCATTTCGTAGCGGTGGACAACAGCAATACATTCCAAGCCCAATACCAAATAAACCTCAAGCTGCAACCAGCTTTGGCTATGTGCTTGATGAGGTTATTCAGAATTTATCGGGAAGATATGATTTGGATACCCTCGCCGCCCGTTGCGCCATGAGCAGGCGAACATTCACTCGACAATTTAAGGCATCGTATGGGTGCACATTTGGTGAGTGGTTATTGAATCATCGATTAGCGTGTACCCAGCAATTGCTCGAATCTACGGATTACTCAATCGCCACAATTGCCGAACTGTCTGGTATTGGGGCTGAAAGCTTACTGCGAAAACATTTTAAAAAGCGCTTTAATGTTTCCCCATCAGAATGGAGGCGAACTTTCAGAGGGAATTTGTAGGGTAATGACTCAATCTACGTCTAATCTTTCTAAAAATGGGCTACGACTTTAAGTACGCTAAACACGTTCTCCATTGAGCTAGATGCTTAATTGAATGTCGTAATCGTATCCATACTTTCTTGTAAAGGCGCTCTCTAGTCTGCTAGCTCTTTTGTGTCTAGGCATTCAATCGTTACTGCCCACCCTCAAGCTTGTTTTGCCGAATTTGTCCCGGCGACTGACCCGTCCACTTTCTGAATGCTCGGCTAAAAGCACTGGAATCTGAAAAACCCAGTTCGAGGGCAATAAGTGTGATGTTAGCCTCGTTACGATTGAGCATTGTAAGGCTGAGTTCAAGACGGTATTTATCAAACAAACGTCGGAAGTTAATGCCTTCTTGCTGCAATTTTCTATTCAATGTCCTTGTACTCATACAAAGAGTACTTGCTATATTTTCTTGGCTAATATCTTTGACCGGAACCGTTTTAAACGCTTCATTCACTTTAAACAACATGCTTGATTCAAGTACGCTTTCCAGCTGTTTATCTGCCATCTGCTTTAAACCTAAATGGAAATCAGCTAGATACTCACGACCTCGCATGTTCACCACTTCTTCACTAAAATAGAAATAGCGTACAGGGTAGCCTTGCTTCATTTGCACATTAAACACACGTTCAAAAATAGGTAAAAACTCCTCACCGACAGTATGACGATTGAAGTGGATAGCCACTAATTGATTTGGGGCATTGAGATAACGCCTGATGAGTTTAAGGATCAGTCCGTAATACAGCCCTAAACTCATGTGGGTCATTAATGTGATTTCATCGACGTATTCCGGAGTTACAACCCACAACTCGAGTCCACCGCTATCCGTCTCACGGCTGAAGATTTTCAGAAGTGGATGAATATGAATAGAGTATCGACTGAGTAATTCACAAAACTGAGTTAACGTAGGAGCAGTGAGCATTGCTAAAACGGGAGGACCCAGTTCTAGCTCATCAAAGTACTCCGCTGATTCACTAAAAATATCAATAAGTTCATAACCAAACTGCTGATAAATATGGGCTATCGCAGCTTGGAGTTGGTAAGCTGAAACCGAATCAGCAGACAATAGAGCTTGATAAGAATCGTCTCCTTCCCAGAATTCACTGGTATCGCCCACTCGAGCTTCTAGTGCAGAATCTAAAATGTTAAACCAAAAAATAGGTAACTGAGAACTAAAGCTTTGTGCCATAACTACCTGCTGTGTTGGGCCTTTATATCTGAACCCAAATTAAAGTATCTGAGCCCAAATTAAAGTATCTAAGCTCAGGTTACAAGACGGGTTACAAGCCAGCTTACAGATAGTGGCAATAATGGATCATTTAGTTAGCTGTATCAAAACTTATAATCTAAACCAACGGACGCTATATATTGTGAGTAATCATAATATTCAATGTTGGAGTCGGTCGATCTTGCGCCTATGAACGATACTACAGACCAATCTTTATACCCCAATATTCCCGAATATTCGTACGCTAGAAAAATACCCAAATCTTTGTCTTCACGTTTTTTATTAAAGATAGGGTTCACTGCATCATATTCTCGATTATCAGCATTCACAGTTAAAGCAATGCCATGTTTATTGAATCTTTTTGCCAAGCTGACTTCAGCACCAACACTAAAAAACGAGAGCGCATCACCTTCTGAATCTGATGAGAAAACATTTAAAGACGGGGTAAGTAAACCAGCTCCATTATTAAGCATATGTTGGTATCTAGTTTTGAAATAATAGTACTTACGTTCACGCTTCATTAATGCTCTTTTCTCATCTGCTAAGCCTAAACCTTTAAGCCCAGATTGCTCATTTTTCACATCAGACTCACCAGCTGCCATATCTATATGAAAATTAGAGCCCATAATCTTCGATAACTGCATCCGAACGACATTACCTGAAAGGTCTGTTTCTTTTCTCTTTTGATCAATTGCATACGGGTCATCCCATACTTCACCCGAGATAAGAGTTGGCAAAAACGAAACATCGGCTACGGTTCCGTCTGTCAATTGCTGCCTGTATCCCACTTCAAATGCAAGTGTTCCGGTAATGACATCATCTCGCGATGTTCCTAAGAAAAGCTGCTTATCCAACGAGTCACCAAAGGTATACTTTAGAGAACCTAAAAGCCCTACCATGCCACTTGTTTCAGTCGAGCCTGATACTGAAAGGTCCGACTGCATTTGGGTGTAACTTTGGCTGACATCTAGGTTGTTTGAGTCTGCCAAGAACCCTGTTAAGAAAGTGATATTTCCTGTAATACCTTGGCTTGGTGCTAAAGCTGATACTGCCTGAGGAGCAAAGATCATCAAAGTGATGGCTAGCGTAATTATTTGTTTCATTGTTGGGCTCTATTTTAAATGACGATAACTTGTATGAAGGCTTCTACGTTTCGAATTCGGATGCATTAATTTAGATACACTTATCTACTAGCTTGCATTCATAAGTGAATCTTGTGTTGAGAATCAAACAGCGATGGATGGCTTTCTTTCACTCCATGGATTCGCATTCTCCAATTGATAAGCCAACTCAAATAACAGCCGGTCATTACCTCTCGCGGCTGAAAAATGGCTTCCAACTGGCATATTGCGGTGATTCCAGTAGAGAGGAACTGACATTGCAGGGTTACCTGCAACATTTTCTATCGGGGTGTAAGACATAAGCTTTTCGGAACGATCCCAAATAGTCTCTCCGGAATGCTTTTTTTGATCAAAATAGCTAATGTCTTGAGGAATATGATTGGAGCAAGGCGTCAACCAAACATCTATCGTTCTAAAAAACTCATGGTTATGCTGAAGCGAAAATTTGTGGCAATTTATTTTCGAATCAATATATAAATTCGGATGGGATTTAATACGGGCCTGCATAGTTCGAGCTAAATATGTCACATTTGTACTGACTAGTTGAGACATAGACTCCAAAGGCGTACCAATACTGTCGAACTGCTCAGCAAAGCTCGCCATTTTGTTTCCAAAAACACCCATGTAGTCATACATAAACTGCTCACCATTTGTGACGGGTTGACCAACTTCCACTACGATATGCCCTAACTCTTCTAATAGCTTACAGGTTGAAAGGATTGCAGAACGAGTGTCTTCATCCGGCAGCTTTCCATGTATGTCCATCATAGTGACTCCGACCTTTATAGGACGATTCAAAGGAGTATGTACCATTCCTAGTGGGGTTCTGGGGAATGCCGTTTTAAAGCTGTCTTTAACGTGGTTCTCTGTTATAGAAACAGCCAATGCTGTATCCCGAACCGTACGTGACATAAAGGATTGGTGTGTAAAATCTTCATTGGTTGAACCATTTATCAACCCTGTGATCAGTTGCTCTCGGCTTGGTTTATAACCAAAAATCCCCGTAGCTGATGCAGGCATGCGAGAAGACCCTCCTCCATCTGTCGAATGAGCTACCGGTACATACCCAGCAGCAATGGCTGCCGCTCC
This window harbors:
- a CDS encoding TetR/AcrR family transcriptional regulator codes for the protein MPKIVDREAYRRELAIKAVDIFTEHGVNGLGMRGIAEALGLSKSALYHYFTSKEELFKASTEVFLEPTSLYGLAEGEDVPQDKKAMLIKLVTTLDNRFRGELTLMLDYTKDRSAQQVSEDSLLAIANQKFKGELGNIVGDSHADQAYALLFGGLTMRLFNGEQTKIEDIVQWVLNIPNCRE
- a CDS encoding YcxB family protein, which codes for MSKDFDFTTEYTLDKPFFAECYDQTSLPAKFPKAYLKGILFLVFGVVLLEFELLPNGYVGWFFIVLSVIEAFSVYCKRTWWLWRQTISSSSGSKVVFQVDSDGVSYKNGKNTRNITWSEIDQLQQTDLGLILHMGKQRQYVSKSCLNDEVIEFILDQHAASKTD
- a CDS encoding GlxA family transcriptional regulator → MKKNSIALVAFDNISAFHLSVPCLVFQDIFIDLEPAFELTICSESAHDVALSSGFNASINSDLSAIDGADIVVIPSWPNTLPEPSTELLEKLQKAYQRNATIVGLCLGVYVIAKAGLLDGKKATTHWGFKDVFQETFPSVTMDCEHLFIEQGKVLTSAGTAASLDCCLHLVRKLCGNETASHIARSMVTAPFRSGGQQQYIPSPIPNKPQAATSFGYVLDEVIQNLSGRYDLDTLAARCAMSRRTFTRQFKASYGCTFGEWLLNHRLACTQQLLESTDYSIATIAELSGIGAESLLRKHFKKRFNVSPSEWRRTFRGNL
- a CDS encoding MBL fold metallo-hydrolase, whose amino-acid sequence is MKIHHLRSATFVIESGKHFILIDPMLGDQGSLPPFSVFRFKAAKNPTVDLPSNAQDLLAKVTHCLVTHSQTFGFKPLQHGDHLDSAGEAFLIKHSIPVTTLTKDKAYLEKYGMSVESGLEPWIPTEFLGGNITAVPAQHGHGWIHKVMANGCGFFLELPNEPSIYISGDTVLTPDVERALSELKPDITVVATGQAQMDVGQPLLMSTNEAMEFIRLSPGKVIANHMEALNHCPVDRATLKRSLEAQNLLEKVSIPEDGESLTF
- a CDS encoding VOC family protein, which codes for MKMNHVGIMVGDMDKAVEFYTQALGLKIVMNNTKVIEERESAIGRMCIAVFGEGFKGFNIAHLVTSDGIGVELFEMKERQERHEVDFSRLGIFHFCLQTDDFEGVMEKVEKFGGKVRMDVMRYHPEDDSKQAKMVYLEDPFGNLFELYSHTYEETYATDYE
- a CDS encoding DsbA family oxidoreductase; the protein is MNNKIKLEIISDVVCPWCIIGYNNLQAAIQELNIADKIDIEWLPFELNPDMPVEGENLRAHIQRKYGSSPEESAQARIRIAQAGAEHGFKFTYFDDMKMVNTLEAHVLLDYAKTEGKQTELKLRLFTAFFSEQKDVSNHETLRNELTAVGLDADEGMSWLDKPKLKERIRMQEAQWQQHGVSGVPTVVFNRESAVTGAHPVENYKQFLTELMNKRN
- a CDS encoding MBL fold metallo-hydrolase translates to MSISFKQLTKVIALVASTVLSVNAAQAAELKIQVFNPGEKSLFPVSSTLVTGPKEAVLIDAQFQRDDAQSVLKMIKDSGKELKTIYISHGDPDFYFGLDVITAAYPKAKVVTSPLSYKHIEETIEGKLAYWGPILGENAPKETIMPDILSGDTLTLDGESIKIIGLDGIDPKHTFVWIPSLKTVAGGVILYENVHVWMADNQTASSRDNWLTTLDGLASLNPKQIIPGHYIGKSTQDLSSVKFTQSYIREFEDAAIKAANSAELAESMKEAYPKFKNISDLELSAKVIKGEMQW
- a CDS encoding aminoglycoside phosphotransferase family protein, whose product is MDNDRRNPILPLDEESLSEYLEGRTLVSSSLFPLGKCNSNYKLTLSDGTVVVARVSNSGPNSKELRVMELAQQCVKVPKVLYENAAIVVLEFLNGRNLESVPEYSRLAGVAIAQLSSVIFDASGSIEEDGSISAFDFGGVQGFIHSSLENAGLAKRLGVERKEKLLTLLCNKAQLLEELDSHTCFVHGDFNPTNILIHEGHLSGVIDWEFALAGTPYMDIGNLLRNTPQSFHSEIANGLREGGMDLPSDWKERAELVDLTSQLEFLMSSRSEEFKLTCIQRIDNVIEQYGDSF
- a CDS encoding glutathione S-transferase family protein yields the protein MLNFYFHQTPNPMKVALFLEETGLDFQLVPVDTLKGDQHTAEYRLINPNGKTPAIEDDGQRVFDSNAILLYLSEKTGKLGGQAEDRAELLSWLMFIASGLGPFSGQSVHFRHAAPKGQDYAVNRYLREAERHYEVLEAHMDGREFIVGNEFTLVDVAAWGWLDKATVVLGEEGLAPYPNLNRWFDAVNSRPAALRARDIAKDVEFKSEFDEEARRAFFPSNYPKA